From a single Silene latifolia isolate original U9 population chromosome 6, ASM4854445v1, whole genome shotgun sequence genomic region:
- the LOC141588230 gene encoding uncharacterized protein LOC141588230 — protein MPPGVTTPPEQVYPAGTVATQGTIQPPGVPPPPRMPHTYPMVLNPVGLGALTPDPILTTSSMPVVPGSNPGEQSARKAYPGMCSYMPYTPDSQFRPIVNSTPLPGSYMVPPYMSGGTQNPYGVYLVPHNQGMGVGSHVEQQLQDIRSLLNKVLGSPRPMEVATPEWYADSPFVDSIALVSIPKGFTTPTMTLYDGTEDPLEYINQQKMMVVAATGSEKEACMCKGFGSTLSGAIVQWFVNLPNVFNQQFASSHKPEKLSTDLYRIVQRFEESTRDYLARFNVEKISIPRCDPTTAVNAFRRGLHRDSDLYKDLTKHPCGTFEEVKQMAEATYRLEEDEERRDLYGTDSSSRKITTEKKNERAKPYNKNTVNKVSGETESTDAPPKLSEYGFTTGLAGVLKAIRELGQRARWPKKPTPRENDRRDASKRYEYHNDIGHNIEDCVVLRKEVKHLYSAGCLDHLLPKGAKSEKVNTADQAKPSPPPPYSKVVSVITRGSEICGLTYSAVKRHATETKGDNPEFSLRVSRQDLPAISFDVVDIPDEAEHHHDALIITLSIGNCLVKKILVDTGSSVNLIMLETLKNMGFIEKDLVQKVVPLVGFSGETKQSLGEIVIPTFAGGMNKQVRYLVIDGPSTYNVILGRPWIHGMKAVPSMYHQSLKFPTPWGVLLQERSETHCSWSNIAIIETVRP, from the coding sequence ATGCCGCCAGGGGTAACCACCCCACCCGAGCAAGTATATCCAGCAGGGACGGTGGCCACCCAGGGTACGATCCAACCACCAGGGGTTCCACCACCACCAAGGATGCCACACACGTACCCTATGGTACTCAATCCTGTGGGATTAGGAGCACTGACTCCAGATCCCATACTAACAACCAGCAGTATGCCAGTGGTACCAGGGAGCAATCCAGGGGAACAGTCAGCAAGAAAAGCATATCCCGGGATGTGCTCCTATATGCCATATACTCCGGACAGCCAGTTCAGGCCTATTGTGAACTCAACACCATTACCTGGAAGCTACATGGTCCCTCCTTACATGTCAGGAGGAACACAAAATCCATATGGGGTCTACTTAGTACCCCACAACCAAGGTATGGGGGTAGGAAGCCATGTAGAACAACAGTTGCAGGATATCAGGTCCCTACTCAACAAGGTTCTAGGGTCACCACGTCCAATGGAGGTTGCAACCCCGGAGTGGTATGCGGATTCCCCCTTTGTGGACAGCATTGCCCTTGTCAGCATACCAAAGGGGTTCACCACGCCAACAATGACGTTGTATGATGGAACAGAGGATCCGCTGGAGTACATCAACCAACAGAAAATGATGGTGGTTGCAGCAACGGGGTCTGAAAAGGAGgcatgcatgtgcaaaggattcggttcCACCTTGTCAGGAGCCATAGTCCAATGGTTTGTTAACCTTCCCAACGTTTTCAatcaacagttcgcaagcagtcACAAGCCAGAAAAATTATCCACTGATTTATACCGGATCGTCCAGAGGTTCGAGGAGTCCACCAGGGATTATCTCGCCAGATTCAATGTGGAAAAAATATCTATCCCTAGGTGCGACCCTACAACAGCAGTCAATGCCTTCAGAAGGGGACTGCATCGCGACTCTGATTTGTACAAGGATCTCACCAAGCACCCATGTGGTACTTTCGAGGAAGTCAAACAAATGGCAGAGGCTACTTATCGCCTAGAGGAGGATGAGGAAAGAAGGGACCTGTACGGAACAGATTCGTCCAGCAGAAAAATCACAACAGAGAAGAAGAACGAAAGAGCCAAACCCTACAACAAGAACACAGTTAACAAAGTCTCAGGAGAAACAGAGAGCACTGATGCTCCACCTAAGCTCAGCGAGTATGGGTTCACCACTGGACTTGCTGGGGTATTAAAGGCAATCAGGGAACTAGGGCAGAGGGCCAGGTGGCCCAAGAAGCCTACCCCCAGGGAGAACGACAGAAGAGATGCCAGTAAAAGGTATGAATACCACAACGATATTGGCCACAATATAGAAGATTGTGTAGTACTACGAAAGGAAGTAAAGCACCTCTACAGTGCTGGATGCTTGGATCACCTGCTCCCCAAGGGAGCGAAATCTGAAAAGGTCAATACTGCTGACCAGGCCAAACCATCCCCACCTCCACCTTACTCAAAGGTCGTGAGCGTCATCACAAGAGGGTCGGAGATATGTGGTCTCACTTATTCAGCAGTAAAGCGCCATGCAACCGAGACTAAAGGAGATAACCCAGAGTTCTCCCTCAGGGTCAGCAGACAGGATCTACCAGCAATCTCATTCGACGTGGTAGACATACCCGATGAGGCAGAACACCACCATGACGCCTTGATCATTACCCTTTCTATAGGAAATTGCCTTGTTAAAAAGatattggtagatacaggaagctctgtGAATCTAATAATGCTGGAAACCTTGAAGAACATGGGGTTCATCGAGAAAGACCTGGTGCAGAAGGTAGTACCCTTGGTAGGCTTCAGCGGAGAAACTAAGCAATCCCTTGGAGAAATAGTGATACCTACCTTTGCAGGGGGTATGAACAAACAGGTACGGTACTTGGTCATTGATGGTCCGTCAACTTATAACGTGATACTTGGCAGGCCTTGGATCCATGGAATGAAAGCGGTACCATCAATGTACCATCAGAGCCTGAAGTTCCCTACACCTTGGGGGGTATTGCTACAAGAACGCTCTGAAACCCACTGCAGCTGGTCCAACATAGCAATTATAGAAACTGTGCGTCCATAG